The nucleotide sequence GCGATTCCTATTCTACCTTTCAGAATAGGAAGAGAAAGCGTGCAGGCGAATGCTGGTGTTACCTCAAGGGTTGCGAGCCAGGTTCTGTATACTCCGTTCTTGCATCTTACCCATTGCAGTTCATCAATGTTCTCGACAAGGCTCGATGCAGCGTAATCAGAGGGCTCAAGGTACAGGTCAACTATTTCTGCGTTACGCCTTGTCTTGCAGATGTAGTAATCGATATTGAAAGCTTTCCCCGGATAGATCCTGCCCGTTGTATCGATTTCTATTTCCATCCAGGCGATTTCGTCTGTCCGGTTTGCCACAGGTGGACGATCAATTGATGCATCAGGCAGTGTCATATTAACACCGTTAGCTGAAACCGTCCTGATGGGAATTTCAAGGAGTTCCCTGCCTGAGGATGTGAGCATCAGCGGACCGATGGTGTGGGTTCCCGATGCAGTTGCCGTAAAGCTCATGGAAAGTCTAATCTCAGATGATATTGATGTACCTGATGAAGTGGTAACGGTTGAAAAGGAGTTCATACTGCTGCTGCCCATGTACTGCAAACCATTTGAGAAGACCGGCGTGCAATTAACCGATCTTATATTTTCCCCTCTTATTGTAATATCGAAGGTAAACACGGCGCCGACCTGAACGGAATCCGGAATATTTATTGTAACATCCGGGGAAGTCAGAGTAAGTGATATCAGCAGAAAGAACATTACCAGATTGGCCCTCCCGCGGGGTACCCGGATTTAGTGGTGCCGGTGGAATCATCCGGTTGCTGGTTGTCTTCAACCAGGTCCAGTATAGCCTGCGCCTGCTCAGGGGTCATTTCATCTATTTGAGGTGGAGGCTGGCGCTGTTCTTCGCCCTGATCCTGCTGATCATCGTTCTGATCCTGTTGATCCTCATTCCTATCCTGCTGCTCTTCGTTCTGATCATTTTGGTCTTCGTTCTGATCCTGTTGATCTTCATTCTGATCCTGTTGATCTTCAGGGGGCTCGTGGTTATCAAGCCAGTTGAAGCCGGCTTCCAGTCCGGTTCTTTCGCATTCCGGTGAAATACCGTCGGATATATTTTCCCTAAGTATGTTTACAGAGTTTTCGACTCCCCCGTAATCGTTCATCTGAATTGCCGCTGCAAGGTCGGTCAATGCGTTAGCACAGGCGAGAGTATCTTCTGCTATGTCTCCTGATATCATAGACAGAGATGAATCCGCAATGGAAAGAGAATCCATCATGAACTGAGATGCGGCAAGGTTGTATGCGATTCGGCCGCGGTGCGGCATTCTCAGAAGAAGCTCCTGCCAGATTTCCGATGCTTCCGCGAAGTGTTCATTGAGGTACATTTCCGATGCCATACCTGCAAGCTCAGCTGGAGTCGGATTGCGCTGCATCTGAAGGGCAAGAAGAAGAAGTATTATCACAATCCCCTCTTTTCCAGGATTATGGCAGCCGCGAAGAGCAGAAGAGCCGGGCCCAGGAAATACTGGTATCTTCGCGATGTGGTCGAACCGCCTGTCGCGAGTTTGCTGTTCTCGCTTGAAATGTGTTCAAGATAAGCTCTCACAATTGAAGTGAGATCATCCGTTCCGGAGAGCGGTACGTATACGCCTCCAGTATTTTCCGCGAGATTACGAAGTGATTCTTCTTCCAGAGAAGTTCTGACGGTATCACCGGATGAGTCAAGCATGACTCCCCCACGCTCAGTCTGCACCGGAACATCAATGGGACCGCCGACTCCTACAGTTACAAGGTTCATGCTTCCCTTGGAAGCAATCTCCGTGGCTCTTTCGGTCGCGTAATCATGAAAACCTCCATCGCTGAAGATGATTCCAAGGCTGGCTTCGAGATCCATTTCCGGAAGCACTGATACCATTAATTCCACTACATCACTCAACTGAGTACCCGGAATTATATCAGGGTTGCTCCATACATCGTCCGGGAGCCTGCTAAACAGAAACTCCCTGTCAAGTGTTAGAGGTGAGGCAAGTCTGGATGAACCGGAAAAGATAACAAGGGCGATGCGTGCATCGTCAAGTTCTTCGGCAAGTTTCCTAACCTCGGTTGCGGCTCTGCCTATTCTTGAGGGCATTTCATCCAGGCAAGACATGGATTGTGACACATCAAGGGCTATTACAAGGTTTTTTCCACCGGTTGATGTAATCGCGGATGACCTGCCCCAGCTGGGGCCGCTTAGAGCTACAATCGCGAGTGAAAGGGCTGTCATCCAGAGTATCCTGGATATAAGCCTGGACGGTGGAGGATTGATACGGACCCTGTTCCACAGAACGGGCCTTACGAAGAGCCTGAGAGCCTTAAGCTCGGTATTGTGCCATTTTACACGTAGCCACCAGTATAGAGGGATACAAAGCAGCAGAAGCAGAAGGAAAGGATACTGGAAAGCCATCAATCACCTACAACCTTGAAAAACTTGTATTTCATGATATTCGATAACAGAATGAGTATCATGCCGGCAATGAGGAAGAACATATATGCATCCCTGTAAACGAACAGCCCGGCAGGCGGCAGTGTTGATGCCTCAAGGGAGTCAATCGAAGAATAGACTTCATGCAACTCCTCGGGGGATTCAACATTGAACAGCCTGCCTCCGTTGAGTTCAGCGATATACGTCAGGGTTTGGGTGTCCAGTCCAAGTCCTACCTCCGATGAGGGTTTTCCTATGGCCACGGTATAAACCTTCAGACTGTCTCCGTGTATTGTATTCACCGCCTGGGCAACCGTAATCGGATCCACCTGGCTTGATGTATCCTCACCGTCCGAAATAAGCACAACAACTCTTCTGGAGGTCTGGGAGTAGTTAAAACCTTTTGCCGCAACAGCAAGACCGGCTCCAATGGCAGTACCGTCGGGAAGGTTTCCCAGCTCAGCGTTCTGAATGAACCTTTCAAGAGTTGTATGATCGAACGTGGGTGGACACAGTGTTCTTGGCTGATCTGCGTAGATGACAAGGCCTATCCGGTCGTTGGGCCTGCCCTCTATGAATGTAAGCGCAGCCTTCTTCGCGGCTGCAAGCCTGCTGGGGTAATAATCTGTCTGGGTCATGCTGCCTGAAACATCAAGCGTAATAATGATGTCCACACCCTCACCGGCTTCAGGAAGCCGTTCAAATCCCTGCTCAGGTCTGGCCAGCGCAATGAAAAGAAGGGTAATTCCAATCCATTGCAGCAGAACAGCAAGCTTTTCACCCGGGGAACCGGAAATGGACTTAAAGGAGAACGGTCCGCTGTAAGTCTGTGATGTCACCTTGCGGTTTCGGGAAAGCAGGAAAGTCAGCGCGAGAAGTATGGGTAATGCTATCAGAGCCGGGAAGAACTGGAAACTCATTATCTGTGCCACTCCCTTCTCAGGGAGAGGAGCGAAGATGTGTACCTTTTGGCCCGTTCCCGTGATCCGCCCCATGAGGCGTATCTCTGAAGTGTGATCTCCTTCGAAAGTTCTGAGGAATCATCTATAAACTCCCTGCCGCCCTTTTCTCTGGAAAGTTGTCTTCTTATTTGATGCCATGTATAGGCTCTATTCGAAATAGCGAATCTGAAAGCGACCGTATCACGGAGAAGCCGGTCAACATCCCTGTAGTATTCAATCCATCTGCCATCGGCGAAAGCCTTTGAATCGAGAAGGGCCTGAACCTCATCAAGAGGAGAAATTGAGTGTTTCGCTGTGGAAGAAGCATCAGTGGTTGAGAGTGTTTTTCGTTTTCTTTGTATCAGCCATACAATAAGTACTGCAATAACTGCGGCCAGTAACAAAATTGCCGGGAGAAGCCACATGTTCGATGGAACTCTCCCCCATCTTTCCCAGAACCTGTGCCTGTCAAGGTAATCTTCGGCGAAACCTGGAGGTATCCTGTGATTAAGAGGTGAAGGGAATACCGGAACTGTCCATGTTGTATCAGGCATTGTCCTGACAACTTCTATATGAGGTGCTGAAAAGTCCATTTCCAGAGAATCCGAAAGCGCGTAAAGAGGTGGAAGGATAAGGGTATCAAGCACCATCGGTACAATCGTAATGCTGTCGCCATTCTGCTCGAGCAGAAAGAAATCATCGGTTACTTCAAGGGGGTACGGTACAAAACCCTCCGGAATGGAATAATCAATCGTGACAGGAACGCCCAGAGAGCATTGAACTGCCTCAACATCGGAAATCAGAAGGAAAAGAGCCATTACTCCGGGTATCATCGGCGTCTTCTCTTTTTTCTCAGTTCGAAGAACCTGCGCAGTGGAAGAACAAGATCATCAGACGTGGAAATACTTACAAGGTCCAACTTGTTCTCGCGACAAAGCTCTTCCCTGGCTTTCTGGACCATACGTACATTGTCCGCGAACTTATTTCTCCATTTCCCCGAACTTGTATTTACAACTTTCTCAGTGCCCGTTTCGGGATTTCTGAACCTTACCCTTCCCATCATTGGCAGATGGAGTTCCCTTGGATCGAATACATGTATCCCGACTACGTCATGTTTTGCAACGGCAGCCTTCAGAAGCCGGCTGCCGGAGGGGAACGCGAAATCGCTTATTATGAAAATAAGAGCACGTCTTTTGAGTACTCTTCCCATGTATTTAAGAGCATAGTCAAGGTTCGCTGGAGCCTGCTTATCCGGTACCTGAAGGATAGTGCGAACAAGACCCAGGGCATGTTTTCTTCCCTTTTCCGGAGGGATGTAATTATGAACCGTATCGGAAAAAGTAAGCATACCGACTCTGTCGTTGCTTTCAGAAGCGGAAAGGGCCAGTACCGCCGCAACTTCAGCTACTCTTTCAGCCTTTGTCAAATTCAACGAACCAAAACGAAGGCTGCCGGAAAGATCCACGATAAGAAGCACCATCAATTCTCTTTCCTCTGTAAACACTTTTACGAACGGCGTTCTGGTTCTGGCGAATACGTTCCAGTCAATTTGTTTCGGGTCGTCTCCCTCAACGTAGGGACGAAGGTCGGAAAATTCCATTCCCTGCCCCCTGAAGACAGAGCTGTAATCTCCGCTTACAAGCTGCGCCACCAGCTTTCTGGTTTGGAGCTCAATTCTTTTAACACGCTTGAAAAGTGAGTGTACGTTTTCCATGGCCAGCGGCTCGGCTATTTAACCGGGATCCGGTTCATGATCCTGTCTAATATTTCTTCAACGCCGATTTCTTCAGCTTCCGCCTCAAAGGATAGAATTATCCGGTGACGAAGGACGTCATGCGCGACTTCCTTCACTATTGCCGGATCTACAAATGGCTGGCCGTACAGAAGAGATCTGGCTCTTGAGGCAGCAAGCAGACCGAGAGAACCTCTCGGGCTGGCTCCCACCGAGATGAGATCCTCTATATCCTTCAGGCCCGCCTGCGCTGGATTACGTGTGGCTGTAGTAAGCCTGACTATGTAATTCATGACATCGTCCTCTACGAGAACTTGCGAAGCAAGCTGTTGAAGTTCAATGACCGTGTTGGGGTTCATAACCGGTTCTATTGAAGGAATCGGTTTTCCTCCGATTCTTTTCAGTATCTCGATTTCTTCATCAGATGAAGGATAATCTACCTTCAGTTTCATGAGAAACCTGTCAACCTGGGCTTCCGGAAGAGGATAAGTCCCTTCCTGTTCGATTGGATTCTGGGTTGCCATTACAAAGAAAGGTGCGGGGAGACGATGGGTTTCACCGCCAAAGGTAACCTGGCGCTCCTGCATCGCTTCAAGAAGGGCACTCTGAACCTTCGCCGGGGCTCTGTTAATCTCATCTGCGAGTATGAATTGAGCGAAGACTGGCCCTTTTCTGGCTTCGAAAGTGTTGGTCTCCGGTTTGAATATCATCGTTCCGGTGAGATCTGTGGGAAGCAGGTCAGGGGTGAACTGCAGCCTTGAAAATGAGGCGCTGACGCATTTTGACAGAGTTCTCGCGGCAAGCGTTTTTGCAAGCCCGGGAACACCCTCGATCAGAACATGCCCGTCGCATAGTAATGCCGTGATAAGACCCATACGGAGTTCTTCCTGACCGACAATAACACTGGAAAACCTTGATTTAAGACTATCCAGAATAGGCTTCCGTGATGATATTTCCTTCTCGAGAGCTTCGACCTTTTCTCTAGACATCCATTTTCCTCCTGGCTTCTTCTATGTAATGACGTGTTGTTTCCTCATAGTTTAAAAGCCCGTTTTTAGTTCCAGCCTCGAATCTCATTACAAGAACGGGCTGGGTATTCGACGCCCTTACCAGACCCCAGCCATCGGGAAATGCTATCCGGGCACCATCGGTTGTATCTACAGTGTAATTATCTGCCTGCAGTAGTTCAGTAATATTATCCACAAGTACAAATTTAGCGCTGTCGCTGCAATCCTCCCTTATCTCAGGAGTGGAGAATATTTCCGGAAGATCTTCCAGGTATCTGTGAAGCGGGAGATTGTCGGAAGCTATTATCTCGATTAGTCTTAATGCCGCATACAGGGCGTCATCGTACCCGTAGTAACGGTCTCTGAAGAAGATGTGACCGCTCATTTCTCCGGCGAGGAGCGCATTCTGATCAACCATTGCCTTCTTGATGATCGAATGGCCGGTAGGGGACATGACAGGAATTCCGGAGGCTTTTTTTATTTCGGAGAAGAACAGTTCCGAGGCCTTAACCTCTGAAATAACAGTTGCGCCGGGATTGTGTTTCAGCAGTGATCTCGCCAGAATTATCAGTATCATGTCTCCCCTGATAACATTTCCCCTGTTGTCTATTACTCCAAGACGGTCGGCATCCCCGTCAAATGCGATGCCCATGTCAGCTTTTTCACTGATAACTGTTTCTCTGAGGTCGCGAAGATTTTCCTCAATCGTAGGGTCGGGGTGATGGTTTGGGAATTCACCATCCGTATCACAGTAAAGAGGAATTACTCTGCATCCAAGACTTTCAAGAGCCGAAATGGCGGTGTCTCCACCGG is from Candidatus Aegiribacteria sp. and encodes:
- a CDS encoding VWA domain-containing protein, which codes for MAFQYPFLLLLLLCIPLYWWLRVKWHNTELKALRLFVRPVLWNRVRINPPPSRLISRILWMTALSLAIVALSGPSWGRSSAITSTGGKNLVIALDVSQSMSCLDEMPSRIGRAATEVRKLAEELDDARIALVIFSGSSRLASPLTLDREFLFSRLPDDVWSNPDIIPGTQLSDVVELMVSVLPEMDLEASLGIIFSDGGFHDYATERATEIASKGSMNLVTVGVGGPIDVPVQTERGGVMLDSSGDTVRTSLEEESLRNLAENTGGVYVPLSGTDDLTSIVRAYLEHISSENSKLATGGSTTSRRYQYFLGPALLLFAAAIILEKRGL
- a CDS encoding VWA domain-containing protein — encoded protein: MSFQFFPALIALPILLALTFLLSRNRKVTSQTYSGPFSFKSISGSPGEKLAVLLQWIGITLLFIALARPEQGFERLPEAGEGVDIIITLDVSGSMTQTDYYPSRLAAAKKAALTFIEGRPNDRIGLVIYADQPRTLCPPTFDHTTLERFIQNAELGNLPDGTAIGAGLAVAAKGFNYSQTSRRVVVLISDGEDTSSQVDPITVAQAVNTIHGDSLKVYTVAIGKPSSEVGLGLDTQTLTYIAELNGGRLFNVESPEELHEVYSSIDSLEASTLPPAGLFVYRDAYMFFLIAGMILILLSNIMKYKFFKVVGD
- a CDS encoding DUF58 domain-containing protein; translation: MAQLVSGDYSSVFRGQGMEFSDLRPYVEGDDPKQIDWNVFARTRTPFVKVFTEERELMVLLIVDLSGSLRFGSLNLTKAERVAEVAAVLALSASESNDRVGMLTFSDTVHNYIPPEKGRKHALGLVRTILQVPDKQAPANLDYALKYMGRVLKRRALIFIISDFAFPSGSRLLKAAVAKHDVVGIHVFDPRELHLPMMGRVRFRNPETGTEKVVNTSSGKWRNKFADNVRMVQKAREELCRENKLDLVSISTSDDLVLPLRRFFELRKKRRRR
- a CDS encoding MoxR family ATPase, which codes for MSREKVEALEKEISSRKPILDSLKSRFSSVIVGQEELRMGLITALLCDGHVLIEGVPGLAKTLAARTLSKCVSASFSRLQFTPDLLPTDLTGTMIFKPETNTFEARKGPVFAQFILADEINRAPAKVQSALLEAMQERQVTFGGETHRLPAPFFVMATQNPIEQEGTYPLPEAQVDRFLMKLKVDYPSSDEEIEILKRIGGKPIPSIEPVMNPNTVIELQQLASQVLVEDDVMNYIVRLTTATRNPAQAGLKDIEDLISVGASPRGSLGLLAASRARSLLYGQPFVDPAIVKEVAHDVLRHRIILSFEAEAEEIGVEEILDRIMNRIPVK
- a CDS encoding phosphomannomutase/phosphoglucomutase, with product MRNSIFRKYDIRGIFPDDLDRSTTIRLGKVLGSIANDRIAVGRDCRNSGSMLTKWLADGIRSAGRDVIDLGVQTTPMTYYAAHTLNPDITVMITGSHNPPEYNGFKIMYGHETIYGDSIQDLRGKMDSFSDSVEISPDSSLRMVSVRESYLERLLAEFSLDRSLRIVVDAGNGTGGDTAISALESLGCRVIPLYCDTDGEFPNHHPDPTIEENLRDLRETVISEKADMGIAFDGDADRLGVIDNRGNVIRGDMILIILARSLLKHNPGATVISEVKASELFFSEIKKASGIPVMSPTGHSIIKKAMVDQNALLAGEMSGHIFFRDRYYGYDDALYAALRLIEIIASDNLPLHRYLEDLPEIFSTPEIREDCSDSAKFVLVDNITELLQADNYTVDTTDGARIAFPDGWGLVRASNTQPVLVMRFEAGTKNGLLNYEETTRHYIEEARRKMDV